In the Pseudolabrys taiwanensis genome, one interval contains:
- a CDS encoding DUF2171 domain-containing protein, whose protein sequence is MVNTQQIKEHMEVCGSDGAHVGTVDHLDGARIKLTKDDPKSGGKHHLIPVDWVDEIDEKVHLKKSAKDAMAQWQAAA, encoded by the coding sequence ATGGTCAATACGCAACAGATCAAGGAACATATGGAAGTCTGCGGATCCGACGGCGCGCATGTCGGTACGGTCGACCACCTCGACGGCGCTCGCATCAAGCTGACGAAGGACGATCCAAAGTCGGGCGGCAAGCATCATCTGATCCCGGTCGACTGGGTCGATGAGATCGACGAGAAAGTGCATCTGAAGAAATCGGCCAAGGATGCGATGGCCCAATGGCAGGCGGCGGCCTGA
- a CDS encoding response regulator: MSQSDVVLNGKRCLVLDDEFLIALDIQQILEAAGAGDVVCAGNVTDALAALERTPFDIAVLDLKLSGTPPTSLVVADALAKRGTPIVFLTGVRGDDVHTARFPHAPVVSKPYETALLIQAVARALLSK; the protein is encoded by the coding sequence ATGTCACAATCTGACGTGGTGCTGAACGGCAAGCGCTGTCTTGTGCTTGACGACGAGTTTCTGATTGCGCTCGATATTCAACAAATCCTCGAAGCGGCGGGTGCCGGCGACGTGGTCTGCGCGGGCAACGTCACCGATGCGCTTGCGGCCCTGGAGCGCACCCCATTCGACATCGCCGTGCTCGATCTCAAGCTGAGCGGCACGCCGCCGACCAGCTTGGTCGTCGCCGACGCGCTGGCCAAACGCGGCACGCCGATCGTCTTTCTCACCGGCGTGCGCGGCGACGACGTGCACACGGCACGATTTCCGCACGCGCCGGTGGTGAGCAAGCCGTACGAAACGGCGTTGCTGATACAAGCCGTCGCACGTGCTCTTCTAAGCAAGTGA